A genomic stretch from Streptomyces venezuelae ATCC 10712 includes:
- a CDS encoding DUF503 domain-containing protein codes for MYVGTLSFDLLLGDVRSLKEKRSVVKPIVAELQRKFAVSVAEVSAQNLHRRAEIGVAMVSGDTGHLSDVLDRCERLVAARPEVELLSVRRRLHTDED; via the coding sequence ATGTATGTGGGGACACTGTCCTTCGATCTGCTCCTCGGCGACGTACGTTCGCTGAAGGAGAAACGCTCCGTCGTCAAGCCGATCGTCGCCGAGCTCCAGCGGAAATTCGCGGTGAGCGTGGCGGAGGTCAGCGCCCAGAACCTCCATCGACGGGCCGAGATCGGCGTCGCGATGGTGTCGGGGGACACGGGACACCTGAGCGACGTACTGGACCGGTGCGAGCGGCTCGTCGCCGCCCGCCCCGAGGTGGAGCTGCTGTCGGTGCGCCGCAGGCTCCACACTGATGAAGACTGA
- the truB gene encoding tRNA pseudouridine(55) synthase TruB — translation MSNARQTPDGLVIVDKPSGFTSHDVVAKMRGIAKTRRVGHAGTLDPMATGVLVLGVERATKLLGHLALTEKEYLGTIRLGQTTITDDAEGEITASVDASKVTREGIDAGVAELTGAIMQVPSKVSAIKIDGKRSYARVRGGEEFEIPARPVTVSSFQVYDVREATAEDGTPVVDLVVSVVCSSGTYIRALARDLGAGLGVGGHLTALRRTRVGPYKLDSAKTLDQLQEELTVMPVADAASAAFPRWDVDEKRAKLLLNGVRLEMPTYPAGPVAVFGPEGKLLALVEDQRGKAKSLAVFG, via the coding sequence ATGAGCAACGCACGCCAGACTCCCGACGGCCTCGTCATCGTCGACAAGCCGTCGGGATTCACCTCGCACGACGTCGTGGCCAAGATGCGGGGCATCGCGAAGACCCGCCGGGTGGGCCACGCCGGCACGCTCGACCCCATGGCCACGGGCGTCCTCGTCCTCGGCGTGGAGCGGGCGACCAAGCTCCTCGGTCACCTCGCGCTGACCGAGAAGGAGTACCTGGGCACCATCCGCCTGGGCCAGACGACGATCACCGACGACGCCGAAGGCGAGATCACGGCCTCCGTCGACGCCTCCAAGGTGACCCGCGAGGGCATCGACGCGGGCGTCGCCGAGCTGACCGGCGCCATCATGCAGGTGCCGTCGAAGGTCTCCGCGATCAAGATCGACGGCAAGCGGTCCTACGCGCGCGTGCGCGGCGGCGAGGAGTTCGAGATCCCGGCCCGCCCGGTGACCGTCTCCTCCTTCCAGGTGTACGACGTGCGGGAGGCGACCGCTGAGGACGGCACCCCCGTCGTCGACCTGGTCGTCTCCGTCGTCTGCTCCTCCGGCACGTACATCCGGGCGCTCGCCCGGGACCTCGGCGCCGGACTCGGCGTGGGCGGGCACCTGACCGCGCTGCGCCGCACCCGGGTCGGCCCGTACAAGCTCGACTCGGCGAAGACGCTCGACCAGCTCCAGGAGGAGCTCACGGTCATGCCGGTGGCCGACGCCGCCTCGGCGGCCTTCCCCCGGTGGGACGTCGACGAGAAGCGCGCCAAGCTGCTGCTCAACGGCGTCCGCCTGGAGATGCCGACCTATCCGGCGGGCCCCGTCGCGGTCTTCGGACCCGAGGGGAAGCTGCTCGCCCTCGTGGAGGACCAGCGGGGCAAGGCGAAGAGCCTGGCCGTCTTCGGCTGA
- the rbfA gene encoding 30S ribosome-binding factor RbfA gives MADNARAKKLADLIREVVAEKLQRGIKDPRLGTHVTITDTRVTGDLREATVFYTVYGDDEERASAAAGLESAKGILRSAVGRAAGTKFTPTLSFVADALPENAKTIEDLLDKARASDAQVREASSGASFAGDADPYKKPGEDEAAE, from the coding sequence GTGGCCGACAACGCGCGGGCGAAGAAGCTGGCAGACCTCATCCGGGAGGTGGTCGCCGAGAAGCTGCAGCGCGGCATCAAGGACCCCCGCCTGGGCACGCACGTGACCATCACGGACACCCGTGTCACCGGCGACCTGCGGGAGGCCACGGTCTTCTACACGGTCTACGGCGACGACGAGGAGCGGGCGAGCGCCGCGGCCGGCCTGGAGAGCGCCAAGGGCATCCTCCGCTCGGCCGTGGGCCGCGCGGCGGGGACCAAGTTCACCCCGACCCTGTCCTTCGTGGCCGACGCCCTCCCGGAGAACGCCAAGACCATCGAGGACCTCCTCGACAAGGCGCGGGCCTCGGACGCCCAGGTGCGGGAGGCGTCCTCGGGCGCGTCCTTCGCGGGCGACGCCGACCCCTACAAGAAGCCGGGCGAGGACGAAGCCGCCGAATGA
- the infB gene encoding translation initiation factor IF-2: MAKVRVYELAKEFGVESKVVMAKLQELGEFVRSASSTIEAPVVRKLTDALQGPGGNAGKTAAKPGAPRKAAPSPAAPSPAAAARPAAPKPGAPAPKPAPAAPAAPAPVTPAAPASSTPSPAPAASGPRPGPKPAPKPATPAPAAPEFTAPPSAPAAGQRPGGATPGPRPAGERPARPGQGAPRPQGQGAPRPQGQGAPRPGGARPAGPRPGNNPFTSGGSTGMARPQTPRPGGGAPRPGGPGAVPGAPRPQGGPGGAPRPQGQGGARPTPGGMPRPQAPRPGGAPGGNRPNPGMMPQRPAAGPRPGPGGGGRGPGGPGGRPGGPGGGGGGRPGFAGRPAGPGGGGGGFAGRPGGPGGGGGRPGGPGGGGGGFGGRPGGFGGRPGGPGGRGGTQGAFGRPGGPARRGRKSKRQRRQEYEAMQAPSVGGVMLPRGSGETIRLSRGASLTDFAEKIGANPASLVAVMMNLGEMVTATQSVSDDTLQMLGDEMNYQVQIVSPEEEDRELLESFDIEFGEDEGGEEALVSRPPVVTVMGHVDHGKTRLLDAIRKTNVVAGEAGGITQHIGAYQVGTEVNGEERRITFIDTPGHEAFTAMRARGAKSTDIAILVVAANDGVMPQTIEALNHAKAAGVPIVVAVNKIDVEGADPTKVRGQLTEFGLVAEEYGGDTMFVDISAKQGLHIDSLLEAVILTADASLDLRANPNQDAQGIAIESHLDRGRGAVSTVLVQRGTLRIGDTVVVGDAYGRVRAMLDDKGNNVEEATPSTPVLVLGLTNVPGAGDNLLVVDEDRTARQIAEKRAARERNAAFAKRVRRVSLEDLDKVLKAGLVQELNLIIKGDASGAVEALEASLLQLDVGEEVDIRVLHRGVGAVTESDIDLAMGSDAIVIGYNVRAAGRAAQMAEREGVDVRYYSVIYQAIEEIEAALKGLLKPEYEEVELGTAEIREVFRSSKLGNIAGVLIRSGEVKRNTKARLVRDGKVIAEDLTIHGLRRFKDDVTEIREGFEGGINLGNFNDIKIDDVIATYEMREKPRA, translated from the coding sequence GTGGCTAAGGTCCGGGTATACGAACTCGCCAAGGAGTTCGGTGTGGAGAGCAAGGTCGTCATGGCCAAGCTCCAAGAACTCGGTGAATTCGTCCGTTCGGCGTCCTCGACGATCGAGGCGCCGGTCGTGCGCAAGTTGACTGACGCTTTGCAGGGTCCCGGCGGCAACGCCGGCAAGACCGCTGCCAAGCCTGGCGCGCCCCGCAAGGCGGCGCCCTCCCCCGCGGCGCCGTCTCCGGCCGCCGCGGCACGTCCCGCTGCTCCCAAGCCCGGCGCCCCGGCCCCCAAGCCGGCCCCCGCCGCGCCCGCGGCGCCGGCTCCGGTCACCCCGGCCGCGCCCGCGAGCAGCACCCCCTCTCCGGCTCCGGCCGCCTCGGGCCCCCGCCCGGGCCCGAAGCCCGCGCCCAAGCCGGCCACGCCGGCCCCGGCCGCCCCCGAGTTCACCGCGCCCCCGTCGGCTCCGGCCGCCGGTCAGCGCCCTGGTGGCGCCACCCCGGGACCCCGTCCCGCCGGCGAGCGCCCCGCCCGTCCGGGCCAGGGTGCGCCGCGTCCGCAGGGCCAGGGTGCCCCGCGTCCGCAGGGTCAGGGCGCGCCGCGTCCGGGCGGTGCCCGTCCGGCCGGTCCCCGTCCGGGCAACAACCCCTTCACCTCGGGTGGCTCCACCGGCATGGCGCGTCCGCAGACGCCCCGTCCGGGTGGCGGCGCTCCCCGTCCCGGCGGCCCCGGTGCCGTTCCGGGCGCCCCGCGTCCGCAGGGCGGCCCCGGTGGCGCCCCGCGTCCCCAGGGTCAGGGCGGCGCCCGTCCGACCCCCGGTGGCATGCCTCGCCCGCAGGCTCCCCGTCCGGGCGGCGCGCCCGGCGGTAACCGTCCGAACCCGGGCATGATGCCGCAGCGTCCCGCTGCCGGCCCGCGTCCCGGTCCCGGCGGCGGTGGCCGTGGTCCCGGTGGCCCCGGCGGCCGTCCGGGTGGTCCCGGCGGTGGCGGCGGCGGTCGTCCCGGCTTCGCCGGTCGTCCGGCCGGTCCCGGCGGTGGCGGCGGCGGCTTCGCCGGCCGTCCCGGTGGTCCCGGTGGCGGCGGCGGTCGCCCGGGTGGTCCCGGCGGCGGTGGCGGCGGCTTCGGCGGTCGTCCCGGTGGCTTCGGTGGCCGTCCCGGCGGTCCGGGTGGCCGTGGTGGCACGCAGGGCGCCTTCGGTCGCCCCGGCGGTCCCGCGCGTCGCGGTCGCAAGTCGAAGCGTCAGAGGCGCCAGGAGTACGAGGCCATGCAGGCCCCGTCCGTGGGCGGCGTGATGCTGCCGCGCGGTTCCGGCGAGACCATTCGCCTGTCCCGCGGTGCCTCCCTCACCGACTTCGCCGAGAAGATCGGCGCCAACCCGGCGTCGCTCGTCGCGGTGATGATGAACCTCGGTGAGATGGTCACGGCCACGCAGTCCGTGTCCGACGACACGCTCCAGATGCTCGGCGACGAGATGAACTACCAGGTTCAGATCGTCTCCCCCGAGGAGGAGGACCGCGAGCTGCTCGAGTCCTTCGACATCGAGTTCGGCGAGGACGAGGGCGGCGAAGAGGCCCTGGTCTCCCGTCCGCCGGTCGTCACCGTCATGGGTCACGTCGACCACGGTAAGACCCGACTGCTCGACGCGATCCGCAAGACGAACGTCGTCGCGGGCGAGGCCGGTGGCATCACCCAGCACATCGGGGCCTACCAGGTGGGCACCGAGGTCAACGGCGAAGAGCGTCGCATCACCTTCATCGACACCCCGGGTCACGAGGCGTTCACCGCCATGCGTGCCCGTGGTGCGAAGTCGACCGACATCGCGATCCTCGTGGTCGCGGCCAACGACGGCGTCATGCCGCAGACGATCGAGGCGCTCAACCACGCCAAGGCCGCCGGCGTCCCGATCGTCGTCGCGGTCAACAAGATCGACGTCGAGGGTGCCGACCCGACCAAGGTCCGCGGTCAGCTGACCGAGTTCGGTCTGGTGGCCGAGGAGTACGGCGGCGACACGATGTTCGTCGACATCTCCGCCAAGCAGGGTCTGCACATCGACTCGCTCCTCGAGGCGGTCATCCTGACCGCCGACGCCTCGCTCGACCTGCGGGCCAACCCGAACCAGGACGCGCAGGGCATCGCGATCGAGTCGCACCTCGACCGTGGTCGCGGCGCCGTCTCGACCGTCCTGGTCCAGCGCGGAACGCTGCGCATCGGCGACACCGTGGTGGTCGGCGACGCGTACGGCCGCGTCCGGGCGATGCTCGACGACAAGGGCAACAACGTCGAGGAGGCGACCCCGTCGACTCCCGTCCTGGTCCTGGGTCTCACCAACGTCCCGGGTGCCGGCGACAACCTCCTGGTTGTCGACGAGGACCGTACGGCCCGTCAGATCGCCGAGAAGCGCGCCGCGCGTGAGCGCAACGCCGCCTTCGCCAAGCGCGTCCGCCGGGTGTCCCTCGAGGACCTCGACAAGGTGCTCAAGGCCGGTCTCGTCCAGGAACTCAACCTCATCATCAAGGGCGACGCGTCCGGTGCGGTCGAGGCCCTCGAGGCTTCGCTGCTCCAGCTCGACGTCGGCGAAGAGGTCGACATCCGCGTCCTGCACCGCGGTGTGGGTGCGGTCACCGAGTCGGACATCGACCTGGCCATGGGCTCCGACGCCATCGTCATCGGCTACAACGTCCGTGCGGCCGGCCGTGCCGCGCAGATGGCGGAGCGCGAGGGCGTCGACGTCCGGTACTACTCGGTCATCTACCAGGCGATCGAGGAGATCGAGGCGGCGCTCAAGGGCCTCCTCAAGCCGGAGTACGAAGAGGTCGAGCTCGGTACGGCGGAGATCCGCGAGGTCTTCCGCTCGTCCAAGCTGGGCAACATCGCCGGTGTCCTCATCCGCTCCGGCGAGGTCAAGCGCAACACCAAGGCGCGCCTCGTCCGCGACGGCAAGGTCATCGCCGAGGACCTCACGATCCACGGTCTGCGCCGCTTCAAGGACGACGTCACCGAGATCCGCGAAGGCTTCGAGGGCGGTATCAACCTCGGAAACTTCAACGACATCAAGATCGACGACGTCATCGCGACGTACGAGATGCGCGAGAAGCCGCGCGCCTGA